The following are from one region of the Georgenia sp. M64 genome:
- a CDS encoding DUF5655 domain-containing protein — MSHGSPGLPADPRTPEELFAGSATGQEIHDAVAAAVAALGPHEVRVSRSQVAFRRRRGFAYLWRPDRYLRSDVPAVLSVAAPERSDSPRFKESVRPAHLWMHHLEVHSPAEIDDEVRGWLRAAYDAAG; from the coding sequence GTGAGCCACGGCTCCCCCGGCCTCCCGGCCGACCCGCGCACGCCCGAGGAGCTCTTCGCCGGCTCGGCGACCGGCCAGGAGATCCACGACGCCGTGGCCGCCGCCGTCGCCGCCCTGGGCCCGCACGAGGTGCGGGTCTCCCGCAGCCAGGTGGCGTTCCGCCGTCGCCGCGGCTTCGCCTACCTCTGGCGGCCCGACCGGTACCTGCGCTCCGACGTGCCGGCGGTGCTGTCGGTGGCCGCCCCCGAGCGGTCGGACTCCCCGAGGTTCAAGGAGTCGGTCAGGCCGGCGCACCTGTGGATGCACCACCTCGAGGTGCACTCGCCGGCCGAGATCGACGACGAGGTGCGCGGCTGGCTGCGCGCGGCCTACGACGCCGCAGGCTGA
- a CDS encoding nucleotidyltransferase domain-containing protein, protein MGEPELDELITGLATRVTGVGGVVGVMLGGSHARDEQLPGSDVDLGLYYRAPLDVAALGAVVREVAGAGATVSRPGEWGPWVDGGAWLRLAGGAVDLIYRDLDRVHRAWSDARGGRYAFHTQAGHPLGVPDFAYAGEVALGVVLADPTGELAALKAELAEYPPALAVALREGLWEASFLVDVAHKAVARRDTTYVAGCLFRAFLLCAHAIHGHAGRWLVNEKGAITAADRLPGAPEGFSARCHGVLAELGTGTETLEQALDTATVVVRDVVKNVHRRSR, encoded by the coding sequence GTGTCGTCGGGGTGATGCTCGGGGGCAGTCACGCGCGCGACGAGCAGCTGCCGGGCTCCGACGTCGATCTCGGCCTGTACTACCGCGCTCCCCTCGACGTGGCGGCGCTGGGAGCGGTCGTGCGCGAGGTGGCCGGCGCCGGGGCGACGGTCAGCCGGCCGGGGGAGTGGGGGCCGTGGGTCGACGGCGGGGCGTGGCTCCGCCTCGCCGGCGGCGCCGTGGACCTCATCTACCGTGACCTCGACCGGGTGCACCGGGCCTGGTCGGACGCCCGCGGAGGCCGGTACGCCTTCCACACCCAGGCCGGTCACCCCCTGGGTGTGCCCGACTTCGCCTACGCGGGGGAGGTGGCGCTCGGCGTCGTGCTCGCCGACCCGACCGGCGAGCTCGCCGCGCTCAAGGCCGAGCTCGCGGAGTACCCGCCGGCCCTCGCCGTCGCCCTGCGCGAGGGGCTGTGGGAGGCGAGCTTCCTCGTCGACGTCGCGCACAAGGCCGTGGCCCGGCGGGACACCACCTACGTGGCGGGCTGCCTGTTCCGCGCGTTCCTCCTCTGCGCGCACGCCATCCACGGTCACGCGGGCCGGTGGCTGGTCAACGAGAAGGGCGCCATCACCGCGGCGGACCGGCTGCCCGGCGCCCCCGAGGGGTTCTCGGCGCGCTGCCACGGCGTCCTCGCCGAGCTCGGCACGGGCACCGAGACGCTCGAGCAGGCCCTCGACACCGCGACCGTGGTGGTCCGCGACGTCGTCAAGAACGTCCACCGCCGCAGCCGGTAG